From a region of the Candidatus Brocadia sp. genome:
- a CDS encoding ISAs1 family transposase, giving the protein MNHEETRKSVVPSGGLHGIEVRPIRREERTRWDELMRQYHYLGLHSLIGESIRYLAIHQGQWLALIGWSAAALKCKVRDRWIGWPCFLQYRRLSFVANNSRFLIFPHVRIPNLASYVLARNLKRLSRDWQTIYNHPIYLAETFVDPRSFKGTCYNAQGWEFLGYTRGFAKCAHRYYFHNQPKMVFVRPVLPDGKRKLSEPYLETRNTPKEVKPMRLSLKDAESLKERLSQIPDPRLSRGKRHRKLSVMTLSLCALLCSATSFAAIAEWAKSCSQNMLKRLGCRLNPKTGIYEPPSEPTIRRFLQDVDAKAVDTALYGWLQSLAGEDTALAIDGKTLKGAYQENGQKIHLLSAFLQQKGVVIAQCPVDQKTNEIPTLKTLLDPLDIKDKVVTLDALHTQKETARYLVEDKKADYLFTVKDNQPTLRQHIEDLRLVSFPPSAQNHRQTSRTH; this is encoded by the coding sequence ATCCGTCGGGAAGAACGAACCCGATGGGACGAACTCATGCGCCAATACCATTATCTTGGGCTTCACTCTCTGATCGGGGAAAGCATCCGGTATCTGGCGATACACCAGGGACAATGGCTTGCCTTGATCGGATGGTCAGCAGCGGCGCTCAAATGCAAGGTACGAGACCGCTGGATAGGATGGCCTTGCTTTCTTCAGTACCGGCGGTTGTCTTTTGTTGCCAATAACAGTCGTTTCCTGATCTTCCCTCATGTCCGTATACCCAACCTTGCCTCTTATGTCCTCGCCCGGAATCTCAAACGATTATCCCGGGACTGGCAAACCATCTATAACCATCCGATCTATCTTGCAGAGACCTTTGTCGATCCGCGCTCTTTCAAGGGCACCTGTTACAATGCCCAGGGCTGGGAGTTTCTGGGATATACCCGCGGGTTTGCAAAATGCGCTCACCGGTATTATTTCCACAACCAACCCAAGATGGTCTTTGTTCGTCCTGTTCTTCCCGATGGGAAAAGAAAACTCTCTGAACCGTACCTCGAAACCCGAAACACCCCAAAGGAGGTAAAACCGATGCGCCTTTCTCTGAAAGATGCTGAATCACTGAAAGAACGATTATCCCAGATTCCTGATCCCCGTCTATCACGCGGCAAACGACACAGAAAGCTCTCCGTCATGACCCTTTCTCTTTGTGCCCTGCTGTGTTCTGCCACAAGCTTTGCCGCTATCGCTGAGTGGGCAAAATCATGCAGTCAAAATATGCTCAAACGTCTCGGCTGTCGTCTGAACCCAAAGACCGGCATCTATGAACCTCCCAGCGAACCTACCATCCGCAGGTTCCTGCAAGACGTTGATGCCAAAGCGGTAGATACGGCCCTCTACGGCTGGCTTCAGTCCCTTGCCGGAGAAGATACTGCCCTTGCCATTGACGGGAAGACCCTCAAGGGCGCATACCAGGAAAACGGGCAGAAAATTCATCTCCTCTCTGCCTTTCTCCAGCAAAAAGGCGTCGTTATCGCCCAATGTCCCGTTGACCAGAAAACCAACGAAATCCCAACGCTGAAAACCCTCCTTGACCCCTTAGACATCAAGGACAAGGTGGTCACTCTCGATGCCCTGCATACCCAAAAAGAGACGGCGCGGTATCTCGTTGAAGACAAGAAAGCCGATTACCTCTTTACCGTAAAAGACAACCAACCCACTCTCAGACAACATATCGAAGACCTCCGCCTGGTCTCTTTTCCCCCCTCAGCACAAAACCATCGACAAACATCACGGACGCATTGA
- the ltrA gene encoding group II intron reverse transcriptase/maturase, with amino-acid sequence MLKYHSLRDKVFSLRNLYAAFGHVKKNKGKAGLDRVSIKQFESDLENNIQTIHRELKTAIYNPAPVLRVYIPKGRHDKRPLGIPIVKDRVVQQAFRQIIEPIFEKEFSDNSFGFRPNRCCHDAIKRIEQYKQQGYRNILDADIKAFYDTIPHKLIMNSLREKIADGWVLNSIENMLKAGVMENGIVHETNQGTPQGGVISPLLANLIGDIIDKELEKAGYKFVRYADDFVVMTKTKEELPAALQYVKEIIEGKLEMKLSEDKTRLTNFKRGFRFLGYNFMGKNKGVSMKSLDKLKDAVRDITKRTQGVNLQAVIDTLNPVIRGHVNYFRLGNVQTVYRSLDCWVRMRLRSFKFSRKWKTDNKRFPVHRFFKMGLLSFEREFLKARAKA; translated from the coding sequence ATGCTTAAGTATCATTCTTTAAGAGACAAGGTATTCAGTCTGAGAAACCTTTATGCGGCTTTTGGGCACGTAAAGAAGAATAAAGGCAAGGCTGGTCTCGACAGGGTAAGTATTAAGCAGTTTGAAAGTGACCTTGAGAATAACATACAAACTATTCACAGGGAACTGAAAACCGCCATATACAACCCTGCGCCCGTCTTAAGGGTCTACATTCCCAAAGGCAGGCATGACAAGAGACCTCTTGGCATTCCCATTGTCAAGGACAGGGTAGTACAGCAAGCGTTCAGACAAATCATAGAGCCAATATTCGAGAAAGAATTCTCAGATAACAGCTTTGGATTTCGTCCAAACAGATGCTGTCATGATGCTATCAAACGGATTGAACAGTATAAGCAGCAAGGGTATCGGAACATTTTGGACGCCGATATAAAGGCGTTCTATGACACCATACCTCATAAGCTTATCATGAACTCCTTGCGTGAGAAAATCGCTGACGGATGGGTTTTGAACAGTATCGAGAACATGCTCAAGGCAGGGGTCATGGAGAACGGTATCGTGCATGAGACAAATCAAGGCACTCCGCAAGGAGGCGTCATATCTCCCTTGCTTGCAAACCTTATCGGTGACATCATCGACAAGGAGCTTGAAAAGGCAGGATATAAATTTGTCCGCTATGCCGATGACTTCGTTGTCATGACTAAAACGAAAGAAGAACTCCCTGCCGCCCTTCAGTACGTCAAAGAAATCATCGAAGGGAAACTTGAAATGAAGCTGAGCGAGGATAAAACCAGGCTCACCAACTTCAAACGAGGCTTCCGGTTTCTCGGATATAATTTCATGGGCAAGAACAAGGGTGTAAGCATGAAATCCCTGGACAAACTCAAGGACGCCGTCAGAGACATCACCAAACGCACACAAGGCGTCAACCTGCAAGCCGTCATTGATACATTAAATCCTGTCATAAGGGGACATGTCAACTATTTTCGGCTGGGCAATGTACAAACGGTATATCGCTCGTTAGACTGCTGGGTACGCATGAGACTGAGAAGTTTCAAGTTTTCGAGAAAATGGAAAACTGACAACAAACGTTTCCCGGTACACCGATTCTTTAAGATGGGGTTACTCTCATTTGAAAGAGAATTTCTTAAGGCACGTGCGAAGGCATGA
- a CDS encoding TonB-dependent receptor: MKVKENVVFKAIPDMRSLSMASRSRLEKRLFSSLLVKFFIVMNDVFFAVSSIPVGEKDIFAASVAEPATLIGATSGFREPHNQSVETAVTEALRTEAIWFGFSEEVSIATRHETPIGKAPGIVTVITADEIKNLGYRTFAEILRTIPGFEILKDALFGAVAPAVRGLVGSEKIRVMLNGHLVNTPLSGGAFTRFDDFPVENIKRIELIRGPGSAVYGENAFLAVINIITKDAKDIDGIRISSGYGSFDTYDENVVFGKTFGRVDISGMAHYRQTSGFDGTVDSDYQTSLDNSLPTPPFPDVSLAPGRVRDKRQQFDLNLRVVYQDFYFEGMYLNKDKEPFIGPQSALNDESDIENNYVFGEVGYQKTFEDTCTIKPRLYYDQFDDDFFIESLPDGTTIRNNSGIPVTFPDGFIGDGKVSERVVGTEIPCDYQLFDDNLLTLGFEYRLINQTNVDFSSNFHPGTLDPLPEIQDFSDQYPFLKEVTRRIWSLYVQDAWDIADTVNLTLGIRHDQYSDFGNAISPRSALTWAFMENASLKVLYGEAFRAPSLEEMYITNQPAIVGNEDLDPETIRTYEVGLSYQVNKYVASSVNYFYSDVEDLITMRPRGSIFQFENLGDAHIQGIEMETRVSITKENYLFMNYTYQNPEDNRGNDLPFVARHYGNFGVNAQPCKYINANLSAFFSGNRSRDDDDPDEERDDLSSYALLNLSLIAKEFFKSMEVQGTVFNLLDKDYSDPGPPEVSDDLPRPGRTFFVGLSYQF, translated from the coding sequence ATGAAGGTGAAAGAAAATGTCGTTTTTAAAGCCATACCTGATATGAGGAGCCTTTCTATGGCCAGCCGGTCTCGTCTTGAAAAACGCCTCTTTTCTTCTCTCCTTGTGAAGTTTTTCATCGTGATGAATGATGTTTTTTTCGCCGTATCCTCAATTCCTGTTGGCGAAAAAGACATATTCGCTGCTTCCGTTGCTGAGCCGGCGACTCTTATTGGAGCCACATCCGGTTTCCGTGAACCGCACAACCAGAGCGTGGAAACCGCTGTTACCGAGGCGCTCAGGACAGAGGCAATCTGGTTTGGATTCTCTGAAGAAGTGAGCATTGCAACACGACACGAAACCCCCATCGGCAAGGCGCCAGGCATCGTTACGGTGATTACTGCAGACGAGATAAAAAATCTGGGATATCGCACCTTTGCCGAGATTTTGAGAACCATACCGGGATTTGAAATTTTAAAGGATGCGCTATTTGGGGCGGTAGCGCCCGCGGTCAGAGGACTGGTGGGTTCAGAGAAGATACGGGTTATGCTGAACGGGCACCTCGTAAATACCCCGCTGAGTGGCGGGGCCTTTACCCGGTTTGACGATTTTCCGGTAGAAAATATCAAGAGGATTGAACTTATCAGGGGGCCGGGTTCCGCCGTGTACGGTGAAAACGCATTTCTGGCAGTGATTAACATTATTACCAAAGACGCGAAAGACATTGACGGTATCAGGATAAGTAGCGGCTACGGGAGTTTTGATACCTATGATGAAAACGTCGTGTTTGGAAAAACGTTCGGTAGGGTTGATATCTCTGGCATGGCACACTACCGGCAGACGTCCGGCTTTGATGGCACCGTGGATAGCGATTATCAAACATCCCTGGACAACAGCCTTCCTACCCCGCCCTTTCCCGATGTTTCACTTGCGCCGGGACGCGTGCGTGACAAGCGGCAGCAATTTGACCTGAACCTCAGGGTGGTCTATCAGGACTTCTATTTTGAGGGCATGTATCTGAATAAAGACAAGGAACCCTTTATCGGCCCTCAGTCGGCCCTCAATGACGAATCTGATATTGAAAATAATTACGTATTCGGCGAGGTCGGATACCAAAAGACCTTTGAAGATACCTGTACCATAAAGCCAAGGCTCTACTATGACCAATTCGATGATGACTTCTTCATTGAATCTCTGCCTGATGGGACAACGATACGAAACAACTCTGGTATTCCCGTTACTTTTCCCGACGGATTTATTGGTGACGGCAAGGTAAGCGAACGAGTGGTCGGTACGGAGATCCCTTGTGATTATCAATTATTTGACGACAACTTGCTTACCCTTGGTTTTGAATACCGGCTGATAAATCAGACCAATGTCGATTTTTCAAGTAATTTTCATCCCGGAACACTTGATCCTTTGCCGGAAATCCAGGACTTTTCTGATCAATACCCCTTCTTAAAGGAGGTCACCCGAAGGATCTGGTCGCTCTACGTGCAGGATGCCTGGGATATTGCCGACACTGTAAATCTTACCCTGGGCATACGGCACGATCAGTACAGCGATTTTGGCAATGCGATCAGTCCGCGCTCTGCCTTAACATGGGCATTTATGGAAAATGCCTCCCTCAAGGTGCTGTATGGCGAGGCATTCCGGGCGCCCAGCCTCGAAGAGATGTATATCACCAATCAACCTGCTATCGTGGGAAATGAAGACCTGGATCCGGAAACGATCAGAACCTATGAGGTAGGGCTAAGTTATCAGGTAAATAAATATGTTGCATCTTCTGTCAATTATTTCTATAGCGATGTCGAAGACCTCATTACCATGCGCCCCAGGGGGAGTATCTTCCAGTTTGAAAATCTCGGCGATGCCCATATCCAGGGAATAGAGATGGAAACCAGGGTGAGTATTACGAAAGAGAATTACCTTTTTATGAATTATACCTATCAAAACCCGGAAGATAATCGCGGAAATGACCTGCCGTTTGTTGCAAGACACTACGGCAACTTTGGAGTGAACGCGCAGCCCTGCAAATATATCAACGCCAACCTGAGCGCCTTTTTCAGCGGAAATCGGTCCAGGGACGATGACGATCCTGATGAAGAGAGGGACGACTTGTCATCGTATGCCTTGTTAAATCTCTCTCTCATCGCCAAGGAATTCTTTAAGAGCATGGAGGTGCAGGGAACGGTATTCAACCTGCTCGACAAAGACTATAGCGACCCCGGTCCTCCCGAAGTGTCCGACGACCTGCCCAGGCCCGGAAGGACATTTTTTGTTGGACTGAGCTACCAGTTTTAG
- a CDS encoding GNAT family N-acetyltransferase — MTFAIENLKESDAEATVALFRHIIDELHARSLEVERLHFKDMYPAEDVKKRLGDQDCIYLVGKEGDTVVSFLFAWISNGVGNIHWIGVAPEHRKKGYGDKLLEEAIKRFTEKGCYEAKLFTYPAEKAANDLFQKHGFKETAFVDSRFFGVNIILMVRKITSVPEEHRSKKIVLAGEAGQGIKLMAHALANILAKLGKEVALNLVYDAAVRGGNIHAEIVYSDAPIDVPFFEEADIGLQLSKTLNLAIRAKHMLIESSACDAECKRCEIKCPASDRIPFEKLAVEQFSSPIFVNMIALGRLLSKIGINIETVNFASEFPSQFLNENIEAIRYGYTYKD; from the coding sequence ATGACCTTTGCTATTGAAAACCTCAAAGAATCCGATGCAGAAGCAACGGTAGCCCTCTTCCGCCACATTATTGACGAATTGCACGCCAGGAGCCTTGAGGTTGAACGCCTGCACTTTAAGGACATGTACCCTGCGGAAGACGTGAAGAAGCGGCTTGGCGATCAAGACTGTATCTATCTTGTAGGCAAAGAGGGAGATACCGTTGTGTCTTTTCTGTTTGCCTGGATTTCCAATGGCGTGGGCAATATTCACTGGATAGGTGTGGCGCCGGAACACCGGAAAAAAGGTTACGGAGACAAGCTCCTGGAAGAAGCCATAAAGAGATTTACCGAAAAGGGTTGTTATGAGGCCAAGCTGTTTACGTACCCGGCAGAAAAGGCAGCGAATGATCTTTTTCAAAAACACGGATTCAAGGAAACGGCTTTTGTTGACAGCAGGTTCTTTGGGGTCAATATTATCCTCATGGTACGCAAGATTACCTCCGTTCCCGAAGAACATCGTTCAAAAAAAATCGTCCTGGCGGGTGAGGCGGGGCAGGGGATAAAGCTCATGGCGCATGCCCTGGCCAATATCCTCGCTAAATTAGGGAAAGAGGTGGCGCTCAATCTCGTTTATGATGCAGCGGTGCGCGGGGGCAATATTCATGCGGAAATTGTTTATTCTGACGCTCCCATTGACGTTCCCTTTTTTGAAGAGGCCGATATCGGTCTCCAGCTCTCGAAGACACTCAATCTTGCAATCCGGGCAAAGCATATGCTCATTGAATCTTCTGCCTGTGATGCAGAGTGCAAAAGGTGTGAGATTAAATGTCCCGCGAGCGACCGTATTCCCTTTGAAAAACTTGCGGTAGAACAATTTAGTAGCCCTATCTTTGTCAACATGATTGCCCTGGGCAGACTCTTAAGCAAGATTGGTATTAATATCGAGACAGTAAATTTCGCCTCAGAATTTCCCTCGCAGTTTCTCAATGAAAATATAGAAGCAATCCGCTATGGGTATACGTACAAGGATTAG
- a CDS encoding fumarate hydratase translates to MGIRTRISAGEIADKVYQLCMDANFRLSGDMLGALKNAYAAEVSPVAKEVFADLLENAKIALECQMPLCQDTGVAVVFVELGEDVEITGGRLHDAIHDGMRKGYKEGYLRKSMVANPLKRVNTGDNTPAIIHTELIPGSHVRITFMAKGGGCENMSRIAMLTPADGREGVVNFVVETVRIAKANPCPPIIVGVGIGGTFDHAALIAKKSLLRPLGTKHDDPDTADLEKEMLERVNDLGIGAQGLGGRITALGVHVEWSPCHIASLPVAVNIECHAHRVRTAVLGI, encoded by the coding sequence ATGGGTATACGTACAAGGATTAGTGCAGGGGAAATCGCGGACAAGGTGTATCAACTGTGCATGGATGCCAACTTCCGTTTGTCTGGCGATATGCTTGGCGCATTGAAAAACGCCTATGCGGCGGAAGTCTCCCCCGTTGCGAAGGAGGTATTTGCAGATTTATTAGAAAATGCAAAGATTGCGCTCGAGTGCCAGATGCCGCTCTGCCAGGACACCGGGGTTGCCGTTGTCTTTGTTGAGTTGGGAGAGGACGTGGAGATCACCGGCGGCCGCCTCCATGATGCAATTCACGACGGGATGCGCAAGGGGTACAAGGAGGGTTATTTGAGAAAATCGATGGTTGCAAATCCTCTTAAGCGCGTCAACACAGGTGATAATACCCCTGCCATTATCCATACTGAACTTATTCCCGGAAGTCATGTTAGGATTACGTTTATGGCAAAAGGCGGAGGCTGCGAAAACATGAGCCGGATTGCCATGCTGACTCCTGCAGACGGCCGGGAAGGGGTAGTAAATTTCGTCGTGGAAACGGTAAGAATAGCGAAGGCGAATCCCTGCCCGCCCATCATTGTGGGTGTCGGGATCGGTGGCACCTTTGATCATGCAGCACTCATAGCCAAAAAGTCACTCCTGAGACCTTTGGGGACAAAACACGACGACCCTGACACTGCAGACCTGGAAAAGGAGATGCTGGAACGGGTAAACGACCTGGGAATTGGTGCTCAGGGGCTAGGTGGCAGGATCACCGCTCTTGGGGTTCACGTGGAATGGTCTCCCTGCCACATTGCTAGCCTCCCTGTGGCTGTGAATATCGAGTGTCACGCACACCGGGTCAGGACGGCGGTGTTGGGTATTTGA
- a CDS encoding Fe-S-containing hydro-lyase, which yields MSNIIHAKTPLTDDTIAHLRIGNRVLITGIIYTARDAAHKRLVELADQGKELPFDVQNQIIYYVGPSPARPGRPIGSCGPTTSYRMDVYTPTLLAMGLKATIGKGNRSERVIEAMKRYKAVYFVATGGAAALLAKRVKKAEVIAYHDLGAEAIMRLEVEDFPVVVANDIYGNDLYSEGMAKYQNG from the coding sequence ATGTCAAATATAATTCATGCAAAAACCCCTTTAACTGACGATACCATTGCACACCTCAGGATAGGTAACAGGGTGCTGATAACCGGGATTATCTACACAGCGAGAGATGCAGCTCATAAACGGCTTGTTGAGCTTGCCGATCAGGGGAAGGAGTTGCCCTTTGATGTGCAGAATCAGATCATATATTACGTGGGGCCAAGCCCGGCACGGCCTGGGAGGCCTATCGGGTCGTGCGGTCCCACCACGAGCTACCGGATGGATGTCTATACCCCCACGCTGCTGGCAATGGGCCTGAAGGCCACTATCGGCAAGGGAAATCGCTCCGAGAGGGTCATTGAGGCAATGAAACGGTATAAGGCGGTCTATTTTGTCGCAACCGGCGGCGCTGCTGCCTTATTGGCAAAGAGGGTAAAAAAGGCAGAGGTTATTGCCTACCACGACCTGGGGGCTGAGGCAATCATGCGGCTTGAAGTGGAAGATTTTCCCGTCGTCGTTGCCAACGACATATACGGAAATGATTTATACAGCGAGGGAATGGCTAAGTATCAAAATGGATAA
- a CDS encoding AsmA-like C-terminal region-containing protein, which translates to MQIQRAWLTWIIIACGLAVGIPLATILILPSFISEDFLQQEVARTIKERFEPVRQIGRVSFHWPNKVAISSLTIQREDRRPEAQILLENIQGTLQLLPALWKEIAVKKIDIRQMNYENRLLVEDLVTDTFSFKKGVLTIHARFKANDGPAAVRGVIDLHQKRPVFDLTFEAKGMQLTRDIPVISLIPIFVVKEGDIGGVLSLSGSLQGNGMGRDILNKELTATVNFTVQDGYIQGNKVLSSLLEMLGEPDRYSFDSLDAVVRIKDGKIFTQKMEMQGPLAKITASGTAEFEGAISYDAQVQFHKERMGTGIEKIAGLVLEHQTLPIEIRGTTKDPKVAVKLNKENLEHLFKGLVNDFLHKPKKEKKQN; encoded by the coding sequence ATGCAAATTCAAAGGGCATGGTTAACATGGATTATAATCGCCTGTGGTTTGGCTGTTGGTATTCCGTTGGCCACCATCCTGATTCTTCCGTCATTCATTTCTGAGGATTTTTTGCAGCAGGAGGTTGCCCGGACGATAAAAGAGCGTTTCGAGCCTGTCCGGCAGATCGGGAGGGTTTCTTTTCATTGGCCAAACAAGGTAGCAATCTCCTCCCTCACGATCCAAAGAGAGGATCGGAGGCCGGAAGCCCAAATACTCCTTGAGAATATTCAGGGCACGCTTCAGTTGCTCCCGGCGCTGTGGAAAGAGATTGCTGTGAAAAAAATTGATATCCGACAGATGAACTATGAAAACCGGTTGCTGGTGGAAGATCTTGTGACCGATACCTTTTCTTTCAAAAAGGGCGTTCTTACTATCCACGCCCGTTTCAAGGCGAATGATGGCCCCGCTGCCGTACGGGGGGTAATTGACCTCCACCAGAAAAGACCGGTATTTGACCTTACGTTCGAAGCAAAGGGAATGCAGCTGACCCGGGACATCCCTGTTATCAGTCTCATACCTATCTTTGTAGTAAAGGAGGGCGATATCGGAGGCGTGTTGAGTTTGAGCGGCTCTCTGCAGGGCAATGGAATGGGCCGGGACATCCTTAATAAAGAGCTTACCGCCACGGTCAACTTCACCGTGCAGGACGGCTATATCCAGGGCAACAAGGTCTTGTCATCTCTGTTAGAAATGCTTGGCGAACCGGACCGGTACTCATTTGACTCTCTCGACGCGGTAGTCAGGATCAAAGACGGTAAGATTTTCACACAAAAGATGGAAATGCAGGGCCCGCTGGCGAAGATCACGGCATCGGGTACGGCCGAGTTTGAAGGTGCAATCTCGTACGATGCCCAGGTTCAATTTCACAAAGAACGGATGGGAACGGGTATTGAAAAAATTGCAGGGCTTGTTTTGGAACACCAGACCTTGCCCATAGAAATACGGGGCACGACCAAAGACCCAAAGGTTGCGGTGAAACTGAACAAAGAGAACCTGGAGCACCTCTTCAAAGGCTTAGTGAATGATTTTTTACACAAACCAAAAAAGGAGAAGAAACAGAACTAA
- a CDS encoding CvpA family protein: protein MHWIDYTIFGVLFFAMVMGITSGPLLQLLRIGSLFISFFAALLFYDILSNFLKGIFTVSTAGLLGYLIIFGIACIATYLITDLIKKLIGKGEMGMGARLLGGILGILKGLVFSGVIIHGVLSFCSTTTCNTVHTSKVATHIGKGMQKIIAVIPENISKKIRDYADSIRKGDAQEDSGQDKNKDFKSSL, encoded by the coding sequence ATGCATTGGATTGATTACACCATTTTCGGCGTCTTATTTTTCGCAATGGTCATGGGCATTACCAGCGGTCCGCTGCTTCAACTGCTCAGGATCGGCAGTCTGTTCATTTCTTTCTTTGCAGCACTGCTTTTTTACGACATCCTGAGCAATTTTCTGAAAGGCATTTTTACCGTTTCCACTGCAGGATTGCTGGGTTACCTCATTATCTTTGGAATTGCATGTATCGCTACCTATCTTATCACCGATCTGATAAAAAAGCTCATCGGCAAAGGGGAGATGGGGATGGGGGCAAGATTGCTTGGCGGCATCTTGGGGATTCTCAAAGGCCTTGTCTTTTCCGGTGTAATTATCCATGGCGTCCTCTCATTTTGCAGCACCACAACCTGTAACACGGTGCACACCTCAAAAGTTGCGACACACATCGGGAAGGGTATGCAGAAGATCATTGCCGTCATTCCCGAAAATATTTCAAAAAAAATCAGGGACTATGCAGACAGTATCAGAAAAGGAGATGCCCAGGAGGATAGTGGGCAGGATAAGAACAAAGATTTTAAATCGTCGTTGTAA